In one window of Aceticella autotrophica DNA:
- the loaP gene encoding antiterminator LoaP — translation MEEWYVIFTKTGEEEKLGKILEIFFCKKELKVLIPRRKIIERKEKQKTEKIKLLFPGYVFIKTKMCNEVYHRINNIYKFAKLLKEELEPAVVREDEMRIILSLTGNSDLIGFSKGIDVGGRIKIIDGPLKGYEGLIEKIDRRKNRAKIRLNIIGDCKLIDVGIHIIDTDDNKILNDAS, via the coding sequence GTGGAAGAATGGTATGTCATTTTTACCAAAACAGGTGAAGAGGAAAAATTGGGCAAGATACTTGAAATATTTTTTTGTAAAAAGGAATTAAAGGTATTAATTCCAAGAAGGAAGATTATTGAAAGAAAAGAAAAGCAAAAAACAGAAAAAATCAAACTTTTATTTCCCGGTTATGTATTTATTAAAACAAAAATGTGTAATGAAGTATATCATAGGATAAATAATATATATAAGTTTGCTAAGCTGTTAAAAGAGGAATTAGAGCCTGCTGTAGTTAGAGAGGATGAAATGCGGATTATTTTATCACTTACAGGAAATTCTGATTTAATTGGATTTTCTAAAGGTATTGATGTTGGCGGCAGGATAAAAATAATAGATGGACCGTTAAAGGGCTATGAGGGTCTTATAGAAAAGATAGACAGGCGTAAAAACAGGGCAAAGATAAGGCTTAACATAATTGGGGATTGCAAGTTAATTGATGTTGGCATACATATTATTGATACCGATGATAATAAAATATTAAATGATGCTTCATAA